A window of bacterium contains these coding sequences:
- a CDS encoding sensor histidine kinase codes for MPEAYFRRVSPSKASLIQFNPDSVYPSRKELVELFQFNRPDTVPIGNWCPLIFGPYQIRLTNNEIKYWVSYGNPYSSYGNPRSNGDAWTFVVFDSLVPKGIRFQEESGANFFACGAYDFSGDGQDEIFLCSDADGKNSVYNGFSSGKCYVKSVSLDGKENWFFCGDSSGSETSQLLLTNDKRNRLFFIVNAEAYVDTQYCLIYELDGSNGKVINQKQLIGNLIPTVEWGEKSNGRIGLLANVPKGTLTWVTTELSEIANPNRFPIIEANPRFTKTFPFNDTTPFYQFLCDKNRVILLDTSLTPVSSQSHHILSNVSWHQTGKRHIQHIPFEEDTLINLVIGCLRSRTAFSLLYPSPNPYWWFWRYRWILAISGFGVAVVITAFSVKKYLSKKREQQTLSKELKLLQHELEFAEEEERRRLAKELHDTVAQNLVAMRFQLDGLETFIKLNPEESVKEIRGISSNLRDTIREVREISHKLLPAGLEALGLVKSAQTLCTEFAHKNSMEVVFHESGIGEQRFSQQLELAVFRVLQESLNNIRKYANATIVTISLSMEANIIVIDVVDNGTGFEVDQRRHEALTTHHLGLFGMEERIKKVGGIFQIESKPGSGTRIHLLVPVLARK; via the coding sequence ATGCCTGAAGCATATTTTCGTCGGGTTTCCCCATCGAAAGCAAGCTTAATACAGTTTAATCCTGATTCAGTTTATCCGAGTCGCAAGGAGTTGGTTGAATTATTTCAATTCAATCGCCCCGACACTGTCCCTATCGGCAACTGGTGCCCGTTAATTTTTGGACCGTATCAAATCCGCTTAACTAACAACGAGATAAAATACTGGGTCTCTTATGGTAACCCATATTCTTCGTATGGCAATCCTCGATCGAATGGAGATGCGTGGACCTTTGTTGTTTTCGACAGTTTAGTTCCCAAAGGAATTCGATTTCAAGAAGAATCCGGGGCAAATTTCTTTGCTTGTGGGGCTTATGATTTTAGCGGTGATGGTCAGGACGAGATATTTTTATGTAGTGATGCCGATGGCAAAAATAGTGTGTATAATGGTTTTTCAAGTGGAAAGTGTTATGTAAAATCGGTTTCGCTCGATGGTAAGGAGAATTGGTTTTTTTGCGGCGACTCCAGTGGATCGGAAACTTCGCAGTTACTACTTACTAATGACAAACGTAACCGACTATTCTTTATTGTGAATGCTGAAGCTTATGTCGATACCCAATATTGCTTGATTTATGAGTTAGATGGGAGTAACGGCAAAGTGATTAACCAGAAGCAACTAATTGGAAACCTCATCCCGACTGTTGAATGGGGGGAGAAAAGTAACGGAAGAATAGGACTTTTAGCGAACGTACCGAAAGGTACATTAACATGGGTGACCACTGAGTTATCCGAGATTGCCAATCCCAATCGCTTCCCTATCATCGAAGCGAATCCAAGGTTTACGAAAACATTTCCATTTAACGATACGACCCCATTTTACCAGTTTTTATGCGATAAAAACCGTGTCATTCTATTAGATACTTCACTGACCCCTGTTTCATCACAGTCACATCACATTTTGTCAAATGTCAGTTGGCATCAAACGGGAAAGCGGCACATACAGCACATACCATTTGAAGAAGATACACTCATTAATCTCGTTATAGGCTGCTTGCGATCTCGAACTGCATTTTCGCTTTTGTATCCTTCCCCCAATCCCTACTGGTGGTTTTGGCGCTATCGCTGGATTCTTGCTATTTCCGGTTTTGGTGTCGCGGTTGTCATAACTGCATTTTCGGTCAAGAAGTACCTATCAAAGAAGCGCGAACAACAAACGCTATCGAAAGAACTCAAACTACTCCAGCATGAATTGGAATTTGCTGAGGAAGAAGAGCGTCGGCGGTTGGCAAAAGAGCTGCACGATACCGTAGCGCAGAATTTAGTGGCAATGCGATTTCAATTGGATGGCTTAGAGACGTTTATCAAACTGAATCCAGAAGAATCGGTTAAAGAAATTCGAGGTATTTCAAGTAATTTGCGCGATACGATTCGCGAAGTCCGTGAGATAAGTCACAAGCTTCTCCCCGCCGGACTGGAAGCGTTGGGGCTTGTTAAAAGTGCACAAACACTTTGTACTGAGTTCGCTCATAAGAACTCAATGGAAGTGGTTTTTCACGAAAGTGGAATTGGCGAGCAACGGTTTTCTCAACAATTGGAGTTAGCTGTATTCCGGGTGTTACAGGAGTCGCTCAACAATATTCGGAAATATGCAAACGCAACCATCGTAACAATATCGTTGTCTATGGAAGCGAATATTATTGTCATCGATGTTGTCGACAATGGGACCGGATTCGAGGTTGACCAGCGCCGCCACGAAGCATTAACGACCCACCATTTGGGATTGTTTGGTATGGAAGAACGAATCAAGAAGGTGGGTGGTATTTTTCAAATTGAATCGAAACCGGGTAGCGGTACACGGATTCATTTACTTGTACCAGTGCTCGCTCGTAAATAG
- a CDS encoding response regulator transcription factor gives MVGPFKVFIVDDHPLLREGIKTKLRSDSRFDFCGEAGNARDALSLIAQCKAQLAIVDISLPDRSGIELTKELRLLYPDLKILILSVHIEPSRIVEAFQSGANGYLSKEVAPENLLTGLATIATGKYYIDPTISPQVVSALLNVPPKKIVTDDRFRKLTDREREVMQYVVDGKTSKQIAELLQISEKTVEKTRSSIYEKLNVNGARELEIYARRIGLIE, from the coding sequence ATGGTTGGCCCATTCAAAGTATTTATCGTTGACGATCACCCCTTGTTACGGGAAGGCATTAAAACAAAACTTCGTAGTGATTCTCGGTTCGATTTTTGCGGGGAAGCTGGTAACGCAAGAGACGCACTTTCGTTAATCGCACAATGCAAAGCGCAACTCGCAATCGTCGATATATCGCTACCGGATCGCAGTGGAATTGAATTAACAAAAGAACTACGGTTGCTGTATCCCGATCTGAAAATTCTCATTCTAAGTGTACACATCGAACCGTCCCGCATTGTCGAAGCGTTTCAATCCGGTGCCAACGGTTACCTGAGTAAGGAAGTTGCACCCGAGAACCTCCTTACCGGTCTCGCGACAATTGCTACTGGGAAGTACTATATCGATCCCACCATCTCTCCGCAAGTCGTCTCCGCCCTATTAAATGTTCCCCCTAAAAAGATTGTAACCGACGACCGTTTCCGAAAACTCACCGACCGCGAGCGCGAAGTAATGCAGTATGTCGTCGACGGGAAAACCTCAAAACAAATCGCTGAACTCCTCCAAATCAGCGAGAAAACTGTCGAAAAGACACGTAGCTCGATCTATGAGAAACTGAATGTTAACGGAGCAAGAGAATTGGAAATTTACGCGAGGCGCATTGGGCTAATAGAATAA